One segment of Leptospiraceae bacterium DNA contains the following:
- a CDS encoding thermonuclease family protein, whose translation MKPKPSGISTPTYNSILKDISQIYETAQSDGTKDWNKASLYSNWKIGERIVEVEQGREERAAYGDKVLKQLSKDLNRKFGKGFSDRNLRYMRKFYQLYKLNQIQYALNWTQYRILLLVEDVKLRLDLENRAIREGLSHRDLLIRVKQVLAGKSQKSNSEKQNESINERLKRPLMRLYLYRILQNFSLDLERSVPNVDLGFSIRLKVNSNYAQKPTVLTELSKLKVGSVIESRKKGSSYYFELVSSLKEMYTYKAYLERVIDGDTLLVNIDLGFSVFIEQRLRLRGLDAPELGTSQGTASKKFVESRLKDCDFLIIKTHGSDKYDRYLVDVFYLKNETDEEKVLKEGIFLNNELLEENMALAVE comes from the coding sequence ATGAAACCAAAACCATCCGGTATTTCTACTCCTACTTATAACTCCATACTAAAAGACATTTCACAAATCTATGAGACGGCACAAAGTGATGGGACAAAAGATTGGAATAAGGCAAGTTTGTATTCCAATTGGAAAATTGGGGAAAGGATTGTAGAAGTCGAACAAGGCAGAGAAGAGCGAGCGGCTTATGGCGATAAGGTGTTGAAACAATTATCAAAGGACTTAAATCGAAAATTTGGAAAAGGTTTCTCAGATAGAAACTTACGATACATGCGAAAGTTCTATCAGTTATATAAGTTAAATCAGATTCAATACGCTTTGAACTGGACACAGTATAGAATTCTGCTTTTAGTGGAAGATGTAAAGCTTAGATTGGACTTGGAGAATAGGGCGATTCGGGAAGGCTTATCACATCGAGATTTGCTAATTCGGGTTAAACAGGTATTAGCTGGAAAGTCGCAAAAATCGAACTCAGAAAAGCAAAATGAGTCAATAAATGAAAGGCTGAAAAGACCGTTGATGAGACTCTATCTATATCGTATTTTACAAAATTTTTCGTTAGATTTGGAACGCAGCGTTCCAAATGTGGATTTAGGTTTTTCTATTCGTTTAAAGGTTAATAGTAATTACGCGCAAAAGCCAACGGTTTTAACTGAGTTGAGTAAATTAAAGGTTGGTTCGGTGATTGAGTCTCGAAAGAAAGGTAGCTCTTATTACTTTGAGTTGGTGTCAAGCTTGAAGGAGATGTACACCTACAAGGCTTACTTGGAGAGAGTAATTGACGGAGATACTTTGCTTGTCAATATTGATTTAGGTTTTTCTGTCTTCATCGAACAACGTCTGAGATTACGCGGATTAGACGCTCCTGAACTTGGGACGAGTCAAGGTACTGCTTCTAAAAAGTTTGTTGAGTCTCGTTTGAAGGATTGTGATTTTCTAATCATTAAGACTCATGGTTCTGATAAATATGATCGTTACCTTGTGGATGTGTTTTACTTAAAGAATGAGACGGATGAAGAGAAGGTTTTGAAAGAAGGGATTTTCTTGAACAATGAGTTGTTAGAGGAAAATATGGCTTTGGCGGTGGAGTAA
- the tnpB gene encoding IS66 family insertion sequence element accessory protein TnpB, translating to MILSNPFRFKVYLYPKIIDMRKSWNGLITLVQYGMNLDPFQQSLFVFCGRSQRLIKIIYWDGNGFCMWMKRLEKGNFPFSPNENLEISRKELIWLLSGIGSRKKHKAINFSK from the coding sequence ATGATACTCAGCAATCCATTTCGATTCAAAGTCTATCTGTATCCCAAAATCATCGACATGAGAAAATCCTGGAACGGACTTATTACACTTGTGCAATATGGAATGAATCTCGATCCATTTCAGCAAAGTTTATTTGTGTTCTGTGGAAGGTCTCAGAGGTTAATCAAAATAATCTACTGGGATGGAAACGGATTTTGTATGTGGATGAAACGACTTGAGAAAGGCAATTTTCCGTTTAGCCCGAATGAGAATTTAGAAATTTCCAGAAAAGAATTAATCTGGCTACTCTCTGGAATCGGTAGTCGAAAAAAACATAAAGCGATAAATTTTTCTAAGTAA
- a CDS encoding IS66 family transposase, with translation MANRNNALEKENDLLKQDKQSLAKENQTKQNKILKLESIIFDFNRKIFGKKSEKIDPKDLYYGVLFNEGEKGLHDEEKLLAGHSETIHVKSFERKKAGRKPLPENIPREEILHDIAESEKICNCGHELTRIGEETSEKLGYIPPKIFVEKHIRFKYACKHCEGDERNEAGKIVLTAPMPPQLLPKSILTPELLTYVLVSKFMDHIPFYRMENIFLRHGLEITRATLCNWTIGVYERYLPLFSFYKNILLSGRLLGIDETVLQVHREDGRSDTTNSYMWLIRGGTVERPILLYMYRETRSADFLRKYLKGYNGIIQTDGYGSYDAHFRGNENILHAGCMAHARREFEKFWKANTNPIAGNILNQIRGLYKIEEEIRVQGLFQKEMFSEIVRIRQEKAKPILDALYIYLQDLSTKSEGTLDLGKAIRYTIGQWDKLVLYLSHGEIYIDNNLVENAIRPFVLGRKNWLFSGSPDGAFASAFWYSLLQTAKANGKDPYKVLLHFLKGLPFCQIPKDCEKLFMDSIGWS, from the coding sequence CTGGCAAATCGAAATAATGCGCTTGAGAAAGAAAATGATTTACTGAAACAGGATAAACAATCATTAGCCAAAGAAAATCAGACCAAGCAGAATAAGATTTTAAAATTAGAGAGTATCATTTTTGATTTTAATAGAAAGATATTTGGCAAGAAATCGGAAAAGATTGATCCAAAAGATTTGTATTACGGAGTTCTTTTTAATGAAGGTGAGAAGGGACTACATGATGAAGAAAAACTCCTTGCTGGACATAGTGAAACAATTCATGTAAAATCATTCGAGAGAAAGAAGGCTGGCAGAAAACCACTTCCTGAAAACATTCCTAGAGAAGAAATCCTTCATGATATAGCTGAATCAGAGAAGATTTGCAATTGCGGTCATGAGCTTACACGAATTGGAGAAGAGACTTCCGAAAAGCTCGGTTACATTCCGCCAAAGATATTTGTTGAAAAACATATTCGATTTAAATATGCCTGCAAGCATTGTGAGGGAGATGAAAGAAATGAAGCGGGTAAGATTGTTTTAACTGCTCCAATGCCTCCGCAACTTTTGCCTAAGAGTATTTTAACTCCTGAACTTTTGACTTACGTTTTAGTCAGTAAATTTATGGATCATATTCCATTTTACAGGATGGAGAATATATTTCTTCGACATGGATTGGAGATAACAAGAGCTACCCTCTGCAATTGGACAATCGGAGTTTATGAAAGGTATCTTCCTTTATTTTCCTTTTACAAAAACATTCTTCTTAGCGGGAGGCTTTTGGGAATTGATGAAACAGTTTTGCAAGTTCATCGAGAAGATGGTCGAAGTGATACAACCAACTCTTACATGTGGCTAATTCGTGGTGGAACTGTCGAACGACCAATCTTATTGTATATGTATCGAGAGACTCGAAGTGCGGACTTCCTGAGAAAATATTTGAAGGGGTATAATGGGATTATCCAAACTGACGGATATGGAAGTTACGATGCACATTTTAGAGGAAACGAAAATATCTTGCACGCAGGATGTATGGCTCATGCGAGAAGAGAGTTTGAAAAATTTTGGAAGGCAAATACAAATCCTATCGCTGGAAATATTTTAAATCAAATTCGAGGTCTTTACAAAATAGAAGAAGAAATTAGGGTTCAAGGATTATTTCAAAAGGAAATGTTTTCTGAAATTGTTCGTATAAGACAGGAGAAAGCCAAACCAATATTAGACGCTCTTTATATTTATTTACAAGACCTCTCCACAAAATCGGAAGGAACCCTTGATCTTGGAAAAGCAATTCGATATACTATCGGTCAATGGGACAAACTCGTGTTATACCTATCTCATGGTGAAATTTACATTGATAATAATTTAGTTGAAAATGCAATTCGTCCATTTGTTCTCGGAAGAAAAAATTGGCTCTTTTCTGGTTCTCCGGATGGTGCTTTCGCAAGTGCTTTTTGGTATTCATTATTGCAAACTGCTAAGGCAAATGGTAAAGATCCTTACAAGGTTCTTCTTCATTTTTTAAAAGGTTTGCCGTTTTGCCAAATACCTAAAGATTGTGAAAAGCTTTTTATGGATTCTATCGGGTGGAGTTAA
- a CDS encoding type II toxin-antitoxin system VapC family toxin gives MKIYLDACYIIYLLEGTEEFQKKAKENFLKYVAENSIVCCSQLSKLECLVKPTRDKEDETIKLYQSFFSSTGFQFIPISEEVIDTATALRATYNFKTPDSIHLASAISVNADIFLTGDGKLKACSEIKVDSLE, from the coding sequence ATGAAGATTTACCTCGATGCTTGTTATATTATTTATCTCCTTGAAGGTACCGAAGAATTTCAAAAGAAAGCAAAAGAAAATTTTCTAAAATATGTTGCTGAAAATTCCATTGTTTGCTGTTCTCAACTTTCCAAATTAGAATGTCTTGTTAAACCAACTCGAGACAAAGAGGACGAAACAATAAAACTTTATCAGAGTTTTTTCTCCTCAACCGGATTTCAATTTATCCCAATCTCAGAAGAAGTAATTGATACTGCAACTGCTTTGAGAGCAACGTATAATTTTAAAACTCCTGACTCTATTCATCTCGCTAGTGCAATTTCAGTTAATGCGGATATATTTTTAACTGGCGATGGAAAATTAAAAGCATGCTCGGAAATAAAAGTGGATTCGTTGGAATAG
- a CDS encoding tetratricopeptide repeat protein: protein MTKKSYKEQKSLALEFLENVRKQDFTKAIEVLNTIAKNENYFWNEVWNATGEDSESDSKFLLEFLNSYPLNSENSIYWNLIKSIQLFNAGLKEEAYQHLLHRVNTESQTTSLYYDSLGRISFRLKKQAEAINYFEKAIEIDPNQTVLYNNLGYMYCHQENYEKGIPCLEKGIELDSDYHIIQSHLGDAYLELKDYDKANNAYIKATELDSLNLSYFSKLGSIYFKLKEYNKAIESYNIAIKLDPQNAVIFDSIGDSYYDLKEFEQAIAFYTKAMELNPEKSGYCNDLGNAYFQLKGYPRAIEFYNKAIKLDSKKAYYYTNVGNAYYELKEYINAIEFYNKAMELEPENARHLNSLGNSFYKLEEYDKAIEYSKKSIVLDPKNAVYVNSLGNSYFKLEDYPKAIEFYNKSIELDINNPTYYYNIGACYSELSEYEKTIEYYHKAIDLDKDVLLFHHNLGYAYAQMKEYDKAIEFYDKAIEINPAHYTSYLNSSFVYYMKKEYNNCKDILTRVIELSSKSPDVLSFSLFIYKNIYDDTKDKEFHALYKNAFIELSKIEPEKAFKAYEEQNEELENLFKKKKEYDEQKKLISFLSHTFTNALGSEHQTLKSSIKSLQKGKAESNWNLVDSSLNRLIALSGNFLQLENLIRFFKLIVREPEEFQKQWESDTQQEISVQFIFALILKHLFSNILYSSDPTIRIKLFGENTNWNALRQSFDETILQIELIEEGDSVSNYIQWVKSNCPQISFLIEDNTTKLSKFEIRMNSIYAVMGEFIQNALKYSKQGTKVQIEWKREGSEISFFCLNEFDEQSTKTQGTKKGKYFIDKLTDILRKQGFVIPKFEDKDGNYKTSFQITFKDEIK from the coding sequence ATGACAAAGAAAAGTTATAAAGAACAAAAAAGTCTTGCTCTCGAATTTTTAGAGAATGTAAGAAAACAAGACTTTACAAAGGCAATAGAAGTTCTAAATACAATTGCGAAGAATGAAAATTATTTCTGGAATGAGGTTTGGAATGCAACTGGTGAAGATTCCGAGTCAGATTCAAAGTTTCTTCTCGAATTTCTAAATTCCTATCCATTAAATTCAGAGAATAGTATATACTGGAATTTAATTAAAAGTATACAACTATTTAACGCTGGTTTAAAAGAAGAAGCATATCAACATTTGCTCCATCGGGTAAATACTGAATCTCAAACTACTTCTCTTTATTATGATTCACTAGGTCGAATTTCTTTTCGTTTAAAGAAACAGGCAGAAGCAATTAATTATTTTGAAAAAGCCATCGAGATTGATCCGAACCAAACAGTGCTTTATAATAATTTAGGCTATATGTATTGTCATCAGGAGAATTATGAAAAAGGTATTCCTTGCCTAGAAAAAGGAATTGAGTTAGATAGTGATTATCATATCATACAAAGCCATCTTGGAGATGCATATTTGGAGTTAAAGGATTATGATAAAGCAAATAACGCTTATATTAAAGCGACCGAACTTGATTCTTTGAATTTATCCTATTTTTCTAAATTAGGATCAATTTACTTTAAATTAAAAGAATATAACAAAGCAATAGAGTCTTATAACATAGCGATTAAGCTTGATCCACAAAATGCAGTGATCTTTGATTCCATCGGCGATTCTTATTATGATTTGAAGGAATTCGAACAAGCAATTGCGTTTTACACTAAAGCAATGGAATTAAATCCAGAAAAATCAGGCTACTGCAATGATTTAGGCAACGCTTATTTTCAGTTAAAAGGATATCCCAGAGCAATCGAATTTTATAATAAAGCAATTAAACTTGATTCAAAAAAAGCATATTATTATACCAATGTTGGTAATGCATATTATGAGTTAAAAGAATATATTAATGCAATCGAGTTTTATAACAAGGCAATGGAGCTCGAGCCCGAAAATGCAAGACACTTAAACTCATTAGGTAATTCTTTTTATAAGCTAGAAGAATATGATAAAGCAATTGAATATTCTAAGAAATCGATAGTGCTAGACCCGAAAAATGCCGTCTATGTAAACTCATTAGGTAATTCTTATTTTAAATTAGAAGATTACCCTAAAGCAATTGAATTTTATAATAAATCAATCGAACTCGATATAAATAATCCGACTTACTATTATAATATAGGAGCCTGTTACTCTGAATTAAGTGAATATGAAAAGACTATTGAATATTACCACAAAGCAATTGATTTAGATAAAGATGTTTTGCTTTTTCATCATAATCTAGGGTACGCTTATGCGCAAATGAAAGAATATGATAAGGCAATTGAGTTTTATGATAAGGCAATTGAAATTAATCCTGCTCATTATACTTCATATCTTAACTCTTCTTTTGTTTATTATATGAAAAAAGAGTATAATAACTGTAAAGATATATTAACTAGAGTAATTGAACTATCAAGTAAATCACCAGATGTTCTTTCATTTTCCCTTTTTATTTATAAAAATATTTATGATGATACAAAAGACAAAGAGTTTCATGCGTTATATAAAAATGCGTTCATTGAATTATCAAAAATAGAACCCGAAAAGGCATTTAAGGCTTACGAAGAACAAAATGAGGAATTGGAAAACCTATTTAAGAAAAAAAAAGAATATGATGAACAGAAAAAGTTAATTTCCTTTCTTTCGCATACTTTCACGAATGCGCTAGGTTCTGAGCATCAGACTTTAAAGTCATCTATTAAATCGCTTCAAAAAGGAAAAGCTGAATCGAACTGGAATTTAGTTGACTCTAGTCTAAATCGATTGATTGCTCTTTCTGGAAATTTTCTTCAACTTGAAAACTTAATTCGATTCTTTAAATTGATTGTCCGTGAGCCAGAAGAATTCCAAAAGCAATGGGAGTCTGATACGCAACAGGAAATATCAGTTCAGTTTATATTTGCTTTGATTTTAAAACATTTGTTTTCGAATATACTTTATTCTTCTGATCCAACTATTAGAATAAAACTTTTTGGAGAGAATACGAATTGGAATGCGCTACGTCAATCTTTCGACGAAACCATTTTGCAAATTGAATTGATAGAAGAAGGCGATAGTGTTTCTAATTATATTCAATGGGTTAAGAGTAATTGTCCGCAAATTAGCTTTTTAATCGAGGATAATACAACGAAACTTTCCAAGTTTGAAATTCGAATGAATTCTATCTATGCTGTCATGGGGGAATTTATTCAAAATGCATTAAAGTATTCCAAACAAGGAACGAAAGTTCAGATTGAATGGAAACGAGAAGGAAGTGAAATTTCTTTTTTCTGTCTAAATGAATTTGATGAGCAATCTACTAAAACCCAAGGAACAAAAAAAGGAAAATATTTTATAGATAAGCTAACAGATATTTTAAGAAAGCAAGGCTTTGTTATCCCCAAGTTTGAAGATAAGGACGGAAATTATAAAACTTCTTTTCAAATTACATTTAAGGATGAAATTAAATGA
- a CDS encoding nucleotidyltransferase domain-containing protein, whose amino-acid sequence MTVADQKIIEQEAIQKLIKIIVTKIDPDKIILFGSRATENFHKDSDYDLCIIKKEVAHKRKLAQEIYRLLYGSGLSVDVIVETPEKFLELKDNPYLIYQQIETKGRVLYDKQRSG is encoded by the coding sequence ATGACAGTTGCAGACCAAAAAATAATCGAACAAGAAGCAATTCAAAAACTAATCAAAATAATTGTCACAAAGATTGATCCCGATAAAATAATTTTATTCGGATCAAGAGCAACGGAAAACTTTCACAAGGATAGTGATTATGATTTGTGCATCATCAAAAAAGAAGTAGCGCATAAAAGGAAGTTGGCGCAAGAGATATACAGATTATTGTATGGTTCTGGACTCAGTGTAGATGTAATAGTAGAAACCCCTGAAAAATTTTTAGAGCTGAAGGATAATCCGTATTTAATCTACCAACAAATTGAAACAAAGGGGCGGGTGCTTTATGATAAACAAAGATCTGGCTGA
- a CDS encoding HigA family addiction module antidote protein, translated as MPVKKKPAKKKTKAHTPIHPGKVLEKFLTQHDLTAYRLAKEIKIDASLLGKIIKGDRPISPLVSLALGKFFRVDEAYWVTLQVQYDLGVTKLEKDVLIHSIRTIGEMNV; from the coding sequence ATGCCAGTAAAAAAGAAACCAGCCAAGAAAAAAACAAAAGCGCATACTCCTATTCATCCGGGGAAAGTGTTAGAAAAATTTCTAACCCAGCATGACTTAACAGCATATCGACTGGCGAAGGAAATAAAAATAGACGCTTCTTTACTTGGTAAAATTATTAAAGGAGATAGACCTATTTCCCCACTTGTATCTCTGGCACTCGGAAAATTTTTTAGAGTCGATGAGGCTTACTGGGTTACTCTGCAAGTTCAGTATGATTTGGGCGTTACGAAATTAGAAAAAGATGTTTTGATTCATTCTATTCGAACGATTGGGGAAATGAATGTCTGA
- the rfaD gene encoding ADP-glyceromanno-heptose 6-epimerase, with protein MKRKFIVTGGAGLIGSNIVRELNQMDEVDILIVDHLGNTEKWKNLLDLKYKDYIEKDDFLNRIQTGNPFKKYTHTIHMGACSSTTETDASYLIQNNFEYTKVLCEYSLSNETNFIYASSAATYGDGANGYNDRSDLNNLRPLNMYGYSKHMFDLYARQKGIADKITGLKFFNVFGYGEGHKGDMRSVVMKGYEQIKSTGSLSLFKSYNEQYANGEQKRDFLYVKDAARICLFLLLEKKFGLFNLGRGVAETWNDLANALFKAMGLPVNIQYIEMPESLRPKYQYYTKAETLKLITAGYEKGFTSLENAIKEYVSLLQ; from the coding sequence ATGAAAAGAAAGTTTATAGTAACCGGCGGCGCAGGACTCATTGGTTCCAATATAGTGAGAGAATTAAATCAAATGGATGAAGTAGATATCCTAATCGTAGATCATTTAGGAAACACAGAAAAATGGAAAAATCTACTAGATCTAAAATATAAAGATTACATTGAGAAGGATGATTTTCTAAATAGAATTCAAACAGGAAATCCATTCAAAAAATACACTCACACGATTCATATGGGAGCATGTTCTAGTACGACAGAAACTGACGCATCGTATCTAATCCAAAATAATTTTGAATACACAAAAGTATTATGCGAATATTCTCTTTCGAACGAGACTAATTTTATTTACGCTTCGAGTGCGGCGACTTATGGAGATGGGGCTAATGGATACAATGATAGATCCGATTTAAACAATTTACGTCCGCTGAATATGTACGGTTACTCAAAACATATGTTTGACTTGTATGCCAGACAGAAAGGAATTGCGGATAAAATTACGGGACTCAAATTCTTCAATGTATTTGGATATGGAGAAGGACACAAAGGAGATATGCGAAGTGTAGTGATGAAAGGGTACGAACAAATAAAAAGTACAGGATCATTAAGTCTATTCAAATCGTACAATGAACAATATGCAAATGGAGAACAAAAGAGAGATTTTCTTTATGTCAAAGATGCAGCTCGTATATGCTTATTTTTATTACTCGAAAAAAAGTTTGGATTGTTTAATTTAGGAAGAGGAGTTGCAGAAACTTGGAATGACTTAGCAAACGCATTATTTAAAGCAATGGGATTACCGGTAAATATACAGTATATAGAAATGCCAGAAAGTCTTCGCCCAAAGTACCAGTACTACACAAAAGCTGAGACTCTAAAACTTATTACAGCCGGTTACGAAAAAGGATTTACAAGTTTAGAAAATGCAATAAAAGAATACGTTAGTCTACTACAATAA
- a CDS encoding HAD-IA family hydrolase, with protein MNKKFLYTDVGDTLIRLKYSVSEMYAGVLKEHGIVKDAKPENIQRHFKLAWKEVSSNLPPNNVDRFWAHPTGHTGWWRDLIDSFLFRLAGVKIDSEEVYNYIFAKFDDPHNWVVDPTFFELVHFLRENEIGLGVISNWDIRLRVLLTNLNLIEYFEHVIVSAEFGYEKPSPKIFEEAMRLTGLSPQSHYYVGDKVDLDYFPPEKLGWTSFWISKDNQPGIRSVTCLGDLTKFLKL; from the coding sequence ATGAATAAAAAGTTTTTATATACTGATGTAGGCGATACTTTAATCCGACTGAAATATTCTGTATCTGAAATGTATGCAGGAGTTTTGAAGGAACACGGAATTGTAAAAGATGCAAAACCTGAAAATATTCAAAGGCATTTTAAATTAGCTTGGAAAGAGGTTTCATCGAATTTGCCTCCTAACAACGTAGATAGATTTTGGGCACATCCGACAGGACATACCGGATGGTGGCGAGATTTAATAGACTCTTTTTTATTTCGTCTTGCGGGAGTAAAAATCGATTCGGAAGAAGTTTATAATTATATTTTTGCAAAGTTTGATGATCCGCATAACTGGGTTGTTGACCCTACATTTTTTGAATTAGTCCATTTTTTAAGAGAGAATGAAATTGGTTTAGGTGTCATTTCTAATTGGGATATAAGACTTAGGGTTTTGCTTACCAATCTGAATTTAATTGAATACTTTGAGCATGTGATTGTATCTGCAGAGTTCGGTTATGAAAAACCTTCTCCTAAAATTTTCGAGGAAGCTATGCGGTTAACCGGTCTTAGTCCACAGTCTCATTATTATGTAGGAGATAAAGTTGATCTTGATTACTTTCCACCGGAAAAATTAGGTTGGACTAGTTTTTGGATTTCAAAAGACAATCAGCCGGGGATTCGAAGCGTAACTTGTCTTGGAGATTTAACCAAGTTCCTCAAGTTATAA
- a CDS encoding RidA family protein — protein sequence MSMEEKLISLGLVLPPVPKAIASYIPANGTGNLVFTSGQLPMKDGQLLYVGKVGAEVSIDQAKEAMTQACLNALAAIKGYVGNLDRVVRIIKIGAFVASDNSFFEQHIVANAASDLLTGILGDNGKHARFAIGVNALPLNACVELELTVEIQ from the coding sequence ATGTCAATGGAAGAAAAATTAATATCCCTTGGTTTAGTATTGCCACCCGTACCAAAAGCAATCGCGTCCTACATTCCAGCGAATGGAACGGGAAATCTTGTATTTACCTCCGGCCAACTCCCGATGAAAGATGGGCAGTTACTCTACGTAGGTAAAGTTGGTGCCGAAGTAAGTATTGACCAGGCGAAGGAAGCAATGACACAGGCCTGTTTAAATGCTTTGGCTGCAATTAAAGGTTACGTAGGAAATTTGGATCGTGTAGTTCGAATTATAAAAATAGGAGCGTTTGTTGCCTCCGATAATTCTTTTTTCGAACAACATATAGTAGCAAATGCAGCAAGTGATTTACTGACAGGGATTTTGGGAGATAATGGCAAACATGCTAGATTTGCGATAGGCGTAAATGCACTTCCACTCAATGCTTGTGTAGAGTTAGAGCTTACTGTAGAGATACAATGA